In Primulina eburnea isolate SZY01 chromosome 3, ASM2296580v1, whole genome shotgun sequence, one DNA window encodes the following:
- the LOC140828257 gene encoding cold-regulated 413 plasma membrane protein 2, protein MGRMDYLAMKTDQETTELLNSDLIELKMAAQKLMDHATKLGGLGFGTSFLKWVASFAAIYLLILDRTNWRTNMLTSLLIPYIFFSFPWSMFNLLRGEVGKWIAFIAVVLRLFFPRHFPDWLEMPGSLILLLVVAPDIFAHTMRGNWIGVAICLAIGCYLLQEHIRASGGFRNSFTQSHGISNTVGIILLLVFPIWAMVTHVV, encoded by the exons ATGGGGAGGATGGATTATTTGGCGATGAAGACTGATCAAGAAACGACGGAGTTGCTGAACTCGGACTTGATTGAGCTGAAAATGGCGGCCCAGAAACTCATGGATCATGCCACCAAACTGGGCGGTCTCGGCTTCGGAACTTCTTTCCTCAAATGGGTCGCCTCCTTCGCTGCAAT ATATTTGTTGATCTTGGACCGAACGAACTGGAGGACGAACATGCTGACTTCTCTACTGATTCCTTACATTTTCTTCAGCTTTCCTTGGTCGATGTTCAACTTGTTAAG GGGAGAGGTTGGTAAATGGATTGCTTTCATTGCAGTTGTACTAAGGCTTTTCTTCCCCCGACATTTCCCAG ACTGGCTGGAGATGCCTGGTTCGCTGATCCTTCTGTTGGTAGTCGCCCCGGATATCTTCGCTCATACGATGAGAGGCAACTGGATTGGAGTAGCAATATGTCTTGCTATTGGATGTTATCTGCTTCAAGAACACATACGGGCGTCCGGTGGATTTAGGAACTCGTTCACTCAAAGCCATGGGATATCGAATACGGTTGGGATCATTCTCCTGCTGGTGTTTCCTATTTGGGCTATGGTCACACATGTTGTCTGA